The region TTCACGTTCTACGACATCGGCATATTTGCCGTCCCCGAACGTCAGATTCATCCGGTGATTCCAGAACACCATGGCAATAGCGGCGCAGGTCTCGCAATAGGCTGTCTCATTGGGCAGGTCATAATCGGAGGTGAAGCCTTCATTGTGCCTGGACGGCCCGATGCCGCCCGTTACGTACATATTGCGCTCCACCGTATGTGTCCAGACCCGGTGCAGAGCCTCCGCATAGGCGGAATCGCCGGAAGCATGGACAATATCCGCCATGGCCGTATACAGATATACCGCCCGGACGGCATGGCCGGTGACCTGCTTAATCTCGCGGACGGGAACATCGTCCTGGCAATAGGCCGGTCCCCACTCCGGGTTGTCCCAGATCGCGCCCGAGCCGTGCCCATGGCCGCGCTCCTCCAGCAGCCATAAGGCCAGCTTCCAGTAGCGCTCGGTCTGTGTGGCGCGGTACAGCTTCACCAGCGCCAGCTCGATCTCCTCATGCCCTTCCACCCAGTGCCGCTTGCCGGGGCCGAACACCCCGTCAACATGATCGGCCAGACGGCAGGCCACCTCCAGCAGCGCACGCTTGCCGGTGGCTTCATAGTAGGCAACTGCCGCTTCGATCAGATGGCCGCCGTTGTACATCTCGTGCTTCTCCATGTCCGTCCACTTGCCCTGCGGATTCTCCAGGGTAAAGTAAGCACATAGATAGCCGTCTTCTTCCTGCGCAGCCGAGATGAGCCCGATGATCCGGTCCGCCTCAGCCTCCAGCGCCGCATCCCGCTCTGACATCAGCGCATAGGCAACACCTTCAAGCACCTTGTAGACATCTGAGTCATTATAGTATTTGCCTTCGTAATGCCCTTCCAGCAGTCCTGCGGCTTTGGCGAAGTTCCTGATGCGGCCGGTCTCCTCACACTTGGACAGGCAGTCCGGCAGTG is a window of Paenibacillus sp. FSL H3-0469 DNA encoding:
- a CDS encoding beta-L-arabinofuranosidase domain-containing protein, with translation MAEQQARIHAWQGVSFTRVTIDDQFWLPRLKVLRQTTLPDCLSKCEETGRIRNFAKAAGLLEGHYEGKYYNDSDVYKVLEGVAYALMSERDAALEAEADRIIGLISAAQEEDGYLCAYFTLENPQGKWTDMEKHEMYNGGHLIEAAVAYYEATGKRALLEVACRLADHVDGVFGPGKRHWVEGHEEIELALVKLYRATQTERYWKLALWLLEERGHGHGSGAIWDNPEWGPAYCQDDVPVREIKQVTGHAVRAVYLYTAMADIVHASGDSAYAEALHRVWTHTVERNMYVTGGIGPSRHNEGFTSDYDLPNETAYCETCAAIAMVFWNHRMNLTFGDGKYADVVEREMYNGALSGISLSGDQYFYENPLASQGGHHRVPWFETSCCPTNLARFLPSLGQYAYAVTEDGLAVNQYMNSEAELVLASGLGVRLKLSTRYPWQGRMVLEVNPAANARFSIRLRVPGWCRGYRLEVKAGGEGTADTARAEECIDQGYLVLNRTWSPGDTVVLELEMSVNRVRAKPEVEADRGRVAVQRGPVVYCLEQTDHPGRSYDTFSIPAGAKFRVEHLPELLGGVTVLHSRDEDGRPLRFIPYYSWDNREPGFMQVWIREQEDRGLYRF